From a region of the Corallococcus macrosporus genome:
- a CDS encoding hybrid sensor histidine kinase/response regulator — protein sequence MDPQLLRSIWPVFAAETREQIQAIGSKVLGLEQPASAREPDLLPSLKRVVHSLKGSAASLGLDDIERIVHAIEDGLSHVDVDQPISRGSVEAMLRGLSAIENALNRGDAGEQPVVDGVASLLRALGHEAPAAPSADDAAGAGPLGEDGLKALVALESALSKLVSPKVEDRAGAVRAAVDQAHALRHSAEAVQADQVAALAEAAALGFTRMEEGGDAAGQAASEVAGALVDLRMALGVVEDAGAVREPEPAKPAPAPAAKPAARATASAPEGRNGSVDRAVRVSVKTLDSLALQVEHLVSGRSQQGRRTEGFRSLTDQAHEVLLHLERAASQLAMSGGGPALEPLRTGVGLMRTMQKRLLEHAKEAHRDGEQQSLVAQVIRDDLRDLRMVPASQVLEPLRRTVRETASRLGKEVALELGGTDVRLDRRIVDALKDPLVHLVRNAIDHGLEMPAVRKAAGKPETGRLSVRVEARGTRIGVIVEDDGGGLDPVRVRATAVRRGLMNQEAADKLTDAQAARLIFQPGFSTRDEVTSTSGRGVGLDVVLATAQRLQGSADVEYTPGKGTRFIVDLPLTLAAALGLLVRTGTTVTAIPSDTVKRVLRLDADDVGTVAGRVVARLDGEQLTFLSLSEAIGLPRMPLALESGRRQTAVLLSLGEERVLYAIDEVVGQQELVVRSLGKHLREVTHLAGAAVLDDGRVVPVLNAPELLRAAKPDTRAAVGESKMPRILVCDDSLTTRFAMKSLLEIAGYPVVTASDGEEAWQVLERVHCHLVVSDWQMPRLDGVGLARRIKGHPMFRRTPIILVTSLDSNEDRAAGLEAGADGYLVKREVERGKLLELVRQLLPGSA from the coding sequence ATGGATCCGCAGTTGCTGCGCAGCATCTGGCCGGTGTTCGCCGCGGAGACGCGCGAGCAGATTCAGGCCATCGGGTCGAAGGTGCTGGGGCTGGAGCAGCCGGCCTCCGCGCGCGAGCCGGACCTGCTGCCGTCCCTCAAGCGCGTGGTGCACAGCCTCAAGGGCTCCGCGGCCAGCCTGGGGCTGGACGACATTGAACGCATCGTCCACGCCATCGAGGACGGGCTGTCCCACGTGGACGTGGATCAGCCCATCTCCCGGGGCTCCGTGGAGGCGATGCTGCGGGGCCTGTCCGCCATCGAGAACGCCCTCAACCGGGGCGACGCGGGGGAGCAACCCGTGGTGGACGGCGTGGCCTCGCTGCTCCGGGCCCTGGGCCACGAGGCGCCGGCGGCTCCTTCCGCCGACGACGCCGCGGGCGCGGGCCCGCTGGGCGAGGACGGGCTGAAGGCGCTGGTCGCGCTGGAGTCGGCGCTGAGCAAGCTGGTGTCCCCCAAGGTGGAGGACCGGGCGGGCGCGGTGCGCGCGGCGGTGGACCAGGCGCACGCCCTGCGCCACAGCGCGGAGGCCGTCCAGGCGGACCAGGTGGCGGCGCTGGCGGAGGCCGCGGCGCTGGGCTTCACGCGCATGGAGGAGGGCGGGGACGCGGCGGGACAGGCGGCGTCGGAGGTGGCGGGCGCGCTGGTGGACCTGCGCATGGCGCTGGGCGTGGTGGAGGACGCCGGGGCGGTGCGGGAACCCGAGCCCGCGAAGCCGGCTCCTGCCCCCGCCGCGAAGCCCGCGGCGCGCGCCACGGCCTCGGCGCCGGAGGGGCGCAACGGTTCGGTGGACCGCGCGGTGCGCGTGTCGGTGAAGACGCTGGACTCGCTGGCGCTCCAGGTGGAGCACCTGGTGTCGGGGCGTTCCCAGCAGGGCCGGCGCACGGAGGGCTTCCGCTCGCTGACGGACCAGGCGCACGAAGTGCTGCTGCACCTGGAGCGCGCCGCGTCGCAGTTGGCCATGTCCGGCGGCGGACCCGCGCTGGAGCCGCTGCGCACGGGCGTGGGTCTGATGCGCACGATGCAGAAGCGCCTCTTGGAGCACGCGAAGGAGGCGCACCGCGACGGCGAGCAGCAGTCGCTGGTGGCGCAGGTCATCCGCGACGACCTGCGCGACCTGCGCATGGTGCCGGCCTCGCAGGTGCTGGAGCCCCTGCGGCGCACGGTGCGCGAGACGGCGTCCCGGCTGGGCAAGGAGGTGGCGCTGGAGCTGGGCGGCACCGACGTGCGGCTGGACCGGCGCATCGTGGACGCGCTGAAGGATCCGCTGGTGCACCTGGTGCGCAACGCCATCGACCACGGGCTGGAGATGCCCGCGGTGCGCAAGGCGGCGGGCAAGCCGGAGACGGGCCGGCTGTCGGTGCGGGTGGAGGCGCGGGGCACGCGCATCGGCGTCATCGTGGAGGACGACGGCGGGGGCCTGGACCCCGTGCGCGTGCGCGCGACGGCGGTGCGCCGGGGCCTGATGAACCAGGAGGCGGCGGACAAGCTGACGGACGCGCAGGCCGCGCGGCTCATCTTCCAGCCGGGCTTCTCCACGCGGGACGAGGTCACGTCCACGTCGGGGCGTGGCGTCGGGCTGGACGTGGTGCTGGCCACCGCGCAGCGGCTGCAGGGCAGCGCGGACGTGGAGTACACGCCGGGCAAGGGCACGCGCTTCATCGTGGACCTGCCGCTGACGCTGGCCGCGGCGCTGGGCCTGCTGGTGCGCACCGGCACCACCGTCACCGCGATTCCCTCCGACACCGTGAAGCGCGTGCTGCGTCTGGACGCGGACGACGTGGGCACGGTGGCGGGGCGCGTGGTGGCGCGGCTGGACGGCGAGCAGCTCACGTTCCTGTCGCTCTCGGAGGCCATCGGCCTGCCGCGCATGCCGCTCGCGCTGGAGTCCGGCCGGCGGCAGACCGCGGTGCTGCTGTCGCTCGGTGAAGAGCGCGTGCTGTACGCCATCGACGAGGTGGTGGGGCAGCAGGAGCTGGTGGTCCGCTCCCTGGGCAAGCACCTGCGGGAGGTGACGCACCTGGCGGGCGCGGCGGTGCTGGACGACGGCCGCGTGGTGCCGGTGCTCAACGCGCCGGAGCTCTTGCGCGCGGCCAAGCCGGACACGCGCGCCGCCGTGGGCGAATCCAAGATGCCGCGCATCCTGGTGTGCGACGACTCGCTCACCACGCGCTTCGCGATGAAGTCCCTGCTGGAGATCGCCGGCTACCCGGTGGTGACGGCGTCGGACGGCGAGGAGGCGTGGCAGGTGCTGGAGCGCGTGCACTGCCACCTGGTGGTCAGCGACTGGCAGATGCCCCGGCTGGACGGCGTGGGCCTGGCGCGCAGAATCAAGGGCCACCCCATGTTCCGGCGCACGCCCATCATCCTGGTCACGTCGCTGGACAGCAACGAGGACCGCGCGGCCGGCCTGGAGGCGGGCGCGGACGGCTACCTGGTCAAGCGCGAGGTGGAGCGCGGCAAGCTCCTGGAGCTCGTGCGCCAGCTGCTGCCCGGCTCCGCATGA
- a CDS encoding chemotaxis protein CheW: MATEDRKLLPIDFDELKASLDAAQMLLEGATVVSAHKRREVLHQRAVALANSRHEVRQEVVTVLAFQVGGERYAVKIDFVDHVLESRGMCSLPGAPRHVLGALLSRSRIVPVLDLRQLLGLEGGGMSDLSKVVVVEVEDEAFGLAAEVVDGRLELPRAELSQPPPGPFLFLTPDRLTVLDLTQLGNPAAARRG, encoded by the coding sequence ATGGCTACCGAAGACCGCAAGCTGCTGCCCATCGACTTCGACGAGCTGAAGGCCTCGCTCGACGCGGCCCAGATGCTGCTTGAAGGCGCCACGGTGGTGAGCGCCCACAAGCGGCGCGAGGTGCTGCACCAGCGCGCGGTGGCGCTGGCGAACTCTCGCCATGAAGTGCGCCAGGAGGTCGTCACGGTGCTCGCCTTCCAGGTGGGCGGCGAGCGCTACGCGGTGAAGATCGACTTCGTGGACCACGTGCTGGAGTCGCGCGGGATGTGCTCGCTGCCCGGGGCGCCGCGCCACGTGCTGGGGGCGCTGCTGTCGCGCTCGCGCATCGTGCCGGTGCTGGACCTGCGGCAGCTCCTGGGGCTGGAGGGCGGCGGCATGTCCGACCTGAGCAAGGTCGTGGTGGTGGAAGTGGAGGACGAAGCGTTCGGGTTGGCGGCGGAGGTCGTGGACGGACGGCTGGAGTTGCCGCGCGCGGAGCTGTCCCAGCCGCCGCCGGGCCCGTTCCTGTTCCTGACGCCGGACCGGCTCACGGTGCTGGACCTCACACAGCTGGGCAACCCGGCGGCCGCTCGGCGCGGCTAG
- a CDS encoding CheR family methyltransferase has translation MSDGLLDDATLAKVEEVLQGACGLTLASSLRRSLEPALARAALSRNLSGVAFLRQLLMREPTAVEAFIEHAVIGETYFFRHPEHLRALASRAKAHQGGPFHVWSAGCASGEEPYSIAMALMAAGLGNGGRFRVLATDVSGRALQRAKAGVYSPWSLRRIEPELEKRFLVTHPGASGQDAQHTVAQEVVRSVDFRRHNLATDAVPSMGFHAIFCRNVLIYFTPELVRAVLSRLVGALAPGGLLFVSPAEVPLTNGMGLETLDVDGTPVLRLPLDPWLAGETAAASSRQDAPGALAATLRRETPVPGSLRLEPRRPSPTPVPGSLRLEPLRPTPGPMPAYVPRTSRPAPAPAPETPRAPAPETPAARAAQDAGLLTRALEAAHAGHFEEAEALAREAARALSPEAYLLLAMVAESRNDLYAAVEAVRKALYLEPQLALGHATLVALYSRLDRREDAERARQNALRALDGLDDEHPLRGVETTMTAGGLRQALAPRPSQMGWQGAR, from the coding sequence GTGAGCGACGGGCTTCTCGACGACGCAACGCTCGCGAAGGTCGAGGAGGTGCTCCAGGGCGCCTGCGGCCTGACGCTCGCGAGCAGCCTGCGTCGCTCGCTGGAGCCCGCGCTGGCCCGCGCCGCGCTGTCGCGCAACCTGTCCGGAGTGGCCTTCCTGCGTCAGCTGCTGATGCGCGAGCCGACGGCGGTGGAGGCCTTCATCGAGCACGCCGTCATCGGCGAGACGTACTTCTTCCGCCACCCGGAACACCTGCGCGCGCTGGCGTCGCGGGCGAAGGCGCACCAGGGCGGCCCGTTCCACGTCTGGAGCGCGGGCTGCGCGAGCGGCGAGGAGCCCTACAGCATCGCCATGGCGCTGATGGCCGCGGGCCTGGGCAACGGCGGGCGCTTCCGCGTGCTGGCGACGGACGTGTCCGGCCGCGCCCTGCAGCGCGCGAAGGCCGGCGTGTACAGCCCCTGGTCGCTGCGGCGCATCGAGCCGGAGCTGGAGAAGCGCTTCCTGGTGACGCACCCCGGCGCGTCGGGACAGGACGCGCAGCACACCGTCGCGCAGGAGGTCGTGCGCTCGGTGGACTTCCGCCGCCACAACCTGGCCACGGACGCGGTGCCGTCCATGGGCTTCCACGCCATCTTCTGCCGCAACGTCCTCATCTACTTCACGCCGGAGCTGGTGCGCGCGGTGCTGAGCCGGCTGGTGGGCGCGCTCGCGCCGGGCGGGCTGCTCTTCGTGTCGCCCGCGGAGGTGCCGCTCACCAACGGGATGGGGCTGGAGACGCTGGACGTGGACGGCACGCCCGTCCTGCGCCTGCCGCTGGATCCGTGGCTCGCCGGTGAGACCGCGGCCGCGTCTTCACGCCAGGACGCGCCGGGGGCCCTGGCCGCCACGCTCCGCCGTGAGACGCCGGTGCCGGGCAGCCTGCGCCTGGAGCCCCGCCGCCCCAGCCCCACACCGGTGCCGGGCAGCCTGCGCCTGGAGCCCCTGCGTCCCACGCCCGGGCCCATGCCGGCCTACGTGCCTCGGACGTCCCGGCCGGCTCCGGCCCCGGCTCCGGAGACGCCCCGGGCTCCGGCCCCGGAGACGCCCGCCGCGCGCGCGGCCCAGGACGCGGGCCTGCTGACGCGGGCCCTGGAGGCGGCGCACGCGGGCCACTTCGAGGAAGCGGAGGCGCTGGCGCGCGAGGCGGCCCGGGCGCTGTCCCCGGAGGCGTACCTGCTGCTGGCGATGGTGGCCGAGTCGCGCAACGACCTGTACGCGGCGGTGGAGGCGGTGCGCAAGGCGCTGTACCTGGAGCCGCAGCTGGCGCTGGGACATGCGACGCTGGTGGCGCTCTACAGCCGCCTGGACCGGCGTGAGGACGCGGAGCGGGCGAGGCAGAACGCGCTGCGCGCGCTGGATGGATTGGATGACGAGCACCCGCTGCGAGGCGTGGAGACGACGATGACGGCGGGAGGCTTGCGGCAGGCGCTGGCTCCCCGTCCTTCGCAGATGGGCTGGCAGGGCGCGCGCTGA
- a CDS encoding histidine kinase dimerization/phospho-acceptor domain-containing protein — METTLTAVAEQALRGGTRAGLEALLKASLRLTGATGAALYEGRVCVMKVGTVPARRAAESKRPSVLELWPAPMTTSQRSVVKRFSAFAPALLAAHAREVAQGARQARLLEAKQRLERTVAAQDKRRSRAAHDLRTPLMVIKGYVDMMIKGTGGPLGPQAQRYLERIAKVAADQKDLIDRRLAPPVPGVDDLRPVLERAFAPVKGRGRAAPTLTLPGERTVPVRGAREDWELLARTLARGTTGAVAVDVHLGPALEASQWLLRVQACPGAALTARSEAVLRQLAGRLGGTLRVAMEPRLDITLVLPGDDAFPVPAHR, encoded by the coding sequence ATGGAAACGACGCTGACGGCGGTGGCCGAGCAGGCGCTGCGCGGAGGAACGCGCGCGGGCCTGGAGGCTCTGTTGAAGGCGTCCTTGCGGCTGACCGGTGCGACCGGCGCGGCCCTCTATGAAGGACGCGTGTGCGTGATGAAGGTGGGGACCGTCCCCGCCCGTCGCGCGGCTGAATCGAAGCGGCCCTCCGTGTTGGAGCTGTGGCCCGCGCCCATGACGACGTCGCAGCGCAGCGTGGTGAAGCGCTTCAGCGCGTTCGCCCCGGCGCTGCTCGCCGCTCACGCGCGCGAGGTGGCCCAGGGCGCGCGGCAGGCCCGGTTGCTGGAAGCGAAGCAGCGCCTGGAGCGCACCGTGGCGGCGCAGGACAAGCGGCGCTCGCGAGCTGCGCACGACCTGCGGACGCCGCTCATGGTCATCAAGGGCTACGTGGACATGATGATCAAGGGCACCGGCGGACCGCTGGGCCCGCAGGCGCAGCGCTACCTGGAGCGGATCGCCAAGGTCGCCGCGGACCAGAAGGACCTCATCGACCGGCGCCTGGCGCCACCCGTGCCGGGCGTGGACGACCTGCGCCCCGTGCTGGAGCGGGCCTTCGCGCCCGTGAAGGGACGGGGACGGGCCGCCCCCACGCTGACGCTGCCCGGGGAGCGCACCGTGCCGGTGCGGGGTGCCCGCGAGGACTGGGAGTTGCTGGCGCGCACCCTGGCCCGGGGCACCACGGGCGCCGTGGCCGTGGACGTCCACCTGGGCCCGGCCTTGGAGGCCTCCCAGTGGCTCCTGCGCGTCCAGGCGTGCCCTGGCGCGGCCCTGACGGCCCGAAGCGAGGCCGTGCTCCGGCAGCTCGCGGGACGCCTGGGAGGCACGCTGCGCGTGGCCATGGAGCCCCGCCTGGACATCACCCTGGTGCTGCCGGGGGATGACGCCTTTCCCGTACCCGCCCACCGTTAG
- a CDS encoding methyl-accepting chemotaxis protein yields MASPEGADSTRLSLRTKILGGTGIFGIVLVGILTFAFWMQMSDSLLDELTKRARAVGIGMAFAVAPSAAAGDAAMLQEGTDAALKSVADLAYIVIRDPSGKVLARSAHEHFATAAAVEPADGDGVVDRLLTVGTLPVVETTAPIVFGVPGGSLKRVGTVQLALDREALAESLSSSTWRTAGLGLLVLVLGLLAAAGMASLFIVPLERLARAAVGIAAGDLRQQIDTTGTDEIGELARSFATMADALVHLLHDLRGAATDLEHEAAGVLATSTQQSAMAHQQASAINETSTTVAEIAQTSKQATSYADAVIAQTQKSESLSAQGQKVVTESVEGMEKLGEQVKAIALAITDLNERTLQISDIIGQVKDVAEQSNLLALNASIEAAKAGEHGRGFAVVATEMRTLAEQSRMAADQVRVLLGEVQKGTRVAVTTTDEGSRRAQAAMELARGAGSTILGLSEVIRESSGAARQIAGNTRQQTIGVEQIATAMGELTSAMSDSVEGTRRIEQVAGNLSILSKRFSELVGRYQL; encoded by the coding sequence ATGGCGTCGCCTGAAGGGGCGGATTCGACCAGGCTCAGCCTGCGGACGAAGATCCTCGGGGGCACGGGCATCTTCGGCATCGTGCTGGTCGGCATCCTGACCTTCGCGTTCTGGATGCAGATGAGCGACAGCCTGCTGGACGAGCTCACCAAGCGCGCGCGCGCGGTGGGCATCGGCATGGCGTTCGCGGTGGCCCCGTCCGCGGCGGCGGGGGACGCGGCCATGCTCCAGGAGGGCACCGACGCGGCCCTCAAGAGCGTGGCCGACCTCGCGTACATCGTGATCCGCGACCCGAGCGGCAAGGTGCTGGCGCGCTCCGCGCACGAGCACTTCGCGACCGCCGCCGCCGTGGAGCCCGCCGACGGCGACGGGGTGGTGGACCGCCTGCTGACCGTGGGCACGCTGCCCGTGGTGGAGACGACGGCGCCCATCGTCTTCGGGGTGCCGGGCGGCTCGCTCAAGCGCGTGGGCACCGTGCAACTCGCGCTGGACCGCGAGGCGCTGGCGGAGTCGCTGTCCTCCAGCACCTGGCGCACCGCGGGCCTGGGCCTGCTGGTGCTGGTGCTGGGCCTCTTGGCGGCGGCCGGCATGGCCAGCCTCTTCATCGTCCCGCTGGAGCGGCTGGCCCGCGCGGCGGTGGGCATCGCGGCGGGCGACCTGCGCCAGCAGATCGACACCACCGGCACGGACGAGATTGGCGAGCTGGCGCGCAGCTTCGCCACCATGGCGGACGCGCTGGTGCACCTGCTGCACGACCTGCGCGGCGCGGCCACGGACCTGGAGCACGAGGCCGCGGGCGTGCTGGCCACGTCCACGCAGCAGTCCGCGATGGCGCACCAGCAGGCGTCCGCCATCAACGAGACCAGCACCACGGTGGCGGAGATCGCCCAGACCTCCAAGCAGGCGACCTCCTACGCGGACGCGGTCATCGCGCAGACGCAGAAGTCGGAATCGCTCAGCGCCCAGGGCCAGAAGGTCGTCACGGAGAGCGTGGAGGGCATGGAGAAGCTGGGTGAGCAGGTGAAGGCCATTGCCCTGGCCATCACCGACCTGAACGAGCGCACGCTGCAGATCAGCGACATCATCGGACAGGTGAAGGACGTGGCCGAGCAGTCCAACCTGCTGGCCCTCAACGCCTCCATCGAGGCGGCGAAGGCGGGCGAGCACGGGCGGGGCTTCGCGGTGGTGGCCACGGAGATGCGCACGCTGGCGGAGCAGTCCCGCATGGCGGCCGACCAGGTGCGCGTGCTGCTGGGTGAGGTGCAGAAGGGCACTCGCGTGGCCGTCACCACGACGGACGAGGGCAGCCGGCGCGCCCAGGCTGCGATGGAGCTTGCGCGCGGCGCGGGCTCCACCATCCTGGGGCTGTCGGAGGTCATCCGCGAGTCGTCCGGGGCGGCCCGGCAGATCGCGGGCAACACGCGGCAGCAGACCATCGGCGTGGAGCAGATCGCCACGGCGATGGGCGAATTGACGTCCGCCATGAGTGATTCGGTGGAGGGAACCCGGCGGATTGAACAGGTGGCCGGCAACCTCTCCATCTTGTCGAAGCGCTTCTCTGAACTTGTAGGCAGGTACCAGCTATGA
- a CDS encoding chemotaxis protein CheW, producing the protein MAETPRVPVPPQVRRVSVQQRLSALEAEQNQLRQELVSLQGEVRLPGLYLTVEAGNTTALVPAKQVQEVVRLVALDPLPGAPVHVSGSFVYRGSPAVVVDVARLLGVKRTPDLDSLLVVVDAGRMVALLVDRVKDLVETPVLVDGTPGGEEKMPWDGTGLMAGLCRTPEGLRPLLRTSALLNGTEGL; encoded by the coding sequence ATGGCTGAAACCCCCAGAGTCCCCGTTCCCCCCCAGGTGCGCCGGGTCTCCGTGCAACAGCGCCTGAGCGCGCTGGAGGCGGAGCAGAACCAGTTGCGCCAGGAGCTCGTCTCGCTGCAGGGCGAGGTCCGCCTGCCCGGTCTCTACCTGACCGTGGAGGCAGGCAACACGACCGCGCTCGTGCCCGCGAAGCAGGTGCAGGAGGTGGTGCGGCTGGTGGCGTTGGATCCGCTGCCCGGCGCGCCGGTGCACGTGTCCGGTTCCTTCGTCTACCGGGGCAGCCCGGCGGTGGTGGTGGACGTGGCGCGCCTCTTGGGCGTGAAGCGCACGCCGGATCTGGACTCGCTGCTGGTGGTGGTGGACGCGGGCCGCATGGTGGCGCTGCTGGTGGACCGCGTGAAGGACCTGGTGGAGACGCCGGTGCTGGTGGATGGCACGCCGGGCGGCGAGGAGAAGATGCCCTGGGATGGCACCGGGCTGATGGCCGGGCTGTGCCGCACGCCGGAGGGGCTGCGTCCGCTGCTCCGCACGAGCGCGCTGCTGAACGGCACGGAGGGCCTGTGA
- a CDS encoding heparinase II/III family protein, translating to MGTLDYYATMARMAPGALAKSAVRRVQGVARKALYSRREQVDEAQLLESFGATRAEDLITLALDHRTSRAWCELSQRESARAAIEKLPGAKARTLERAARALRQEWDVFGTPVSFGEGKPVDWSLEPVSGRHYPVDPVERMPLHVTGMDPKYPWVMGRLDSLVTLAQGAWVADTEAERSRFATAFVAQTLDFLQANPVGMGVHWTCSMEIALRAANLAQALAMFADRPEVRRPEFLVPVLGALAEHCAWVEAHLEDTSAVPNNHLVSNYVGLAVTGLLFPELPGAPRQVALAANGLRTEMEAQVHPEGTSFEGSIPYHRLSVELFTLAYVIARGAGVSLGPAYEARLRLMFVAARAWSSENGLAPQIGDNDSGRVFPFQDREDGDHGYLAGLGAALFNDAGLGGGVFPDEAAWLLGDAGLVRFNALPAAAAPTSVSFAEGGFHILRGEGVVLTVSAGKQGQRGVGGHSHNDKLSFELHLNGRPVIVDPGTGSYTRDPALRNAMRSTAAHNTLQVDGAEQAPMDPARLFALPEDARARVVAFQPGAKHDRLVVRHDGYRHLPAPVGIERTFFLDRHVRALAVGDRLVGTGRHEVVGRLHLPDGQARWCKPAAEVLARAGRVQEGPEAFDARALEIGPADAPEGWVLFGRGLETQLVPSNYSPGYGRVVPAVSVEFRRQLTPPAWLGWVFVFR from the coding sequence ATGGGTACTCTCGATTACTACGCGACGATGGCTCGGATGGCGCCTGGGGCGCTCGCGAAGAGCGCGGTCCGCCGGGTCCAGGGCGTCGCTCGCAAGGCGCTCTACAGCCGCCGCGAGCAGGTGGACGAAGCGCAGCTGCTGGAGTCCTTCGGTGCCACGCGCGCCGAAGACCTGATCACGCTGGCCTTGGATCACCGCACCTCGCGGGCCTGGTGCGAGCTGTCGCAGCGCGAGTCCGCTCGCGCCGCCATCGAGAAGCTTCCGGGCGCGAAGGCGCGCACGCTGGAGCGCGCCGCGCGGGCGCTCCGTCAGGAGTGGGACGTCTTCGGCACGCCGGTGTCCTTCGGTGAGGGCAAGCCGGTGGACTGGTCCCTGGAGCCGGTGAGCGGCCGGCACTATCCGGTGGATCCCGTAGAGCGCATGCCGCTGCACGTGACCGGCATGGATCCGAAGTACCCGTGGGTGATGGGCCGGCTGGACAGCCTCGTGACCCTGGCCCAGGGCGCGTGGGTGGCGGACACCGAAGCGGAGCGCTCGCGCTTCGCCACGGCCTTCGTCGCGCAGACGCTGGACTTCCTGCAGGCCAACCCCGTGGGCATGGGCGTCCACTGGACGTGCTCCATGGAGATTGCCCTGCGCGCGGCGAACCTGGCGCAGGCGCTGGCGATGTTCGCGGACCGGCCCGAGGTGCGCCGTCCGGAGTTCCTGGTGCCCGTGCTGGGCGCGCTCGCGGAGCACTGCGCGTGGGTGGAGGCCCATCTGGAGGACACCAGCGCGGTGCCCAACAACCACCTGGTCTCCAACTACGTGGGGCTCGCGGTGACGGGCCTGCTGTTCCCGGAGCTGCCCGGTGCGCCGCGCCAGGTGGCGCTCGCGGCCAACGGCCTGCGCACGGAGATGGAGGCGCAGGTCCACCCCGAGGGCACGTCGTTCGAGGGCTCCATTCCCTACCACCGCCTGTCGGTGGAGCTGTTCACGCTGGCCTATGTCATCGCTCGCGGCGCGGGCGTGTCACTGGGGCCCGCGTACGAAGCGCGTCTGCGATTGATGTTCGTCGCGGCCCGCGCCTGGTCTTCCGAGAATGGCCTGGCGCCGCAGATTGGCGACAACGACAGCGGCCGTGTGTTCCCGTTCCAGGACCGGGAGGACGGCGATCATGGCTACCTCGCGGGGCTGGGGGCTGCGCTGTTCAACGACGCGGGGCTGGGCGGCGGCGTGTTTCCGGACGAGGCGGCGTGGCTCCTGGGCGACGCGGGCCTCGTGCGTTTCAACGCGCTGCCCGCGGCTGCCGCGCCCACGTCTGTAAGCTTTGCGGAAGGTGGCTTCCACATCTTGCGCGGTGAGGGTGTCGTGCTCACCGTCTCGGCCGGAAAACAGGGGCAGCGGGGCGTCGGAGGACATAGCCACAACGACAAGCTTTCCTTCGAGCTTCACCTCAACGGCCGTCCCGTCATCGTCGACCCCGGCACGGGTTCGTACACGCGGGATCCGGCGCTGCGCAACGCGATGCGGAGCACCGCGGCGCACAACACGCTTCAGGTGGATGGGGCCGAGCAGGCCCCGATGGATCCGGCGCGGCTCTTCGCGCTGCCGGAGGATGCCCGGGCTCGCGTCGTGGCCTTCCAGCCCGGCGCGAAGCATGACCGGCTGGTGGTGCGCCACGACGGCTACCGCCACCTGCCGGCCCCGGTAGGGATTGAGAGGACCTTCTTCCTCGACCGGCACGTGCGTGCGCTGGCGGTGGGGGACCGGCTCGTCGGAACGGGCCGTCATGAGGTGGTCGGACGTTTGCATCTGCCCGATGGGCAGGCGCGGTGGTGCAAGCCCGCGGCGGAAGTGCTGGCGCGGGCAGGGCGCGTGCAGGAGGGGCCGGAGGCCTTCGATGCGCGGGCTCTTGAGATTGGACCGGCGGATGCACCCGAGGGTTGGGTGCTCTTCGGGCGGGGGTTGGAGACCCAGCTCGTGCCGTCGAACTACTCGCCGGGTTACGGGCGCGTGGTGCCGGCGGTGTCGGTGGAGTTCCGGAGGCAGCTGACGCCTCCGGCTTGGTTGGGGTGGGTGTTCGTCTTCAGGTGA
- a CDS encoding response regulator → MNSNVTGGARKAAKVLIVEDTKTITNLLQVYLMGWGLDFMDAPNGAVGLKRAREQKPDLIISDVQMPEMDGFALCAAIRADSKLHDTPFMLLTSLKDDASRQKGKLVGASAFLNKPVSVDDLRSKVRDILKLPATKY, encoded by the coding sequence ATGAACAGCAACGTGACGGGTGGGGCACGCAAGGCGGCGAAGGTGCTCATCGTGGAGGACACGAAGACCATCACCAACCTCCTGCAGGTCTACCTGATGGGGTGGGGGCTGGACTTCATGGACGCGCCCAACGGCGCGGTGGGACTCAAGCGGGCGCGCGAGCAGAAGCCGGACCTCATCATCTCCGACGTGCAGATGCCGGAGATGGACGGCTTCGCGCTGTGCGCGGCCATCCGGGCGGACTCGAAGCTGCACGACACGCCGTTCATGCTGCTCACGTCGCTGAAGGACGACGCCAGCCGGCAGAAGGGCAAGCTCGTCGGCGCGAGCGCCTTCCTCAACAAGCCGGTGTCCGTGGACGACCTGCGCTCCAAGGTGCGGGACATCCTCAAGCTGCCGGCCACGAAGTACTGA